In the Maribacter sp. MJ134 genome, one interval contains:
- a CDS encoding DUF1919 domain-containing protein, protein MKRKIRHVFSSYYQKKDITRLKNRTFVLISRNCWGGQVYQWLGIPYNTPFVGLFLFGPCYMKLLNDFDRYMKLELKFREISKYPEAHNDYPIGVLDDIEIHFQHYSNPEEAKEKWYRRRERMLKHKNKDDYFFSICDRRGVTESDILAFHKLNFKNKISFSFYKIKGLDKHRHIKFIQDLSKKKGAPPNGKKRFKLTFLYFDVVNYLNTASVTRTRFKQ, encoded by the coding sequence TTGAAGAGAAAGATAAGGCATGTATTTAGTTCTTATTACCAAAAGAAGGATATTACCAGATTAAAAAATAGAACGTTTGTTCTTATCAGTCGTAATTGCTGGGGAGGTCAAGTCTACCAGTGGTTGGGAATACCCTACAACACACCTTTTGTGGGGCTGTTTTTATTTGGACCGTGTTATATGAAGCTTTTAAACGATTTTGATAGGTACATGAAATTGGAATTGAAATTCCGTGAAATTTCTAAGTACCCCGAAGCTCATAACGATTATCCCATAGGCGTTTTAGATGATATAGAGATTCATTTCCAACATTACTCAAATCCAGAGGAAGCTAAGGAAAAGTGGTATAGAAGAAGGGAACGCATGCTAAAGCATAAAAATAAGGACGATTATTTTTTTAGTATCTGTGATAGGAGGGGAGTTACCGAAAGTGATATCCTGGCTTTTCATAAGCTAAACTTTAAGAATAAAATATCCTTCTCTTTCTATAAAATAAAAGGCTTGGACAAGCACCGGCATATTAAGTTCATTCAAGATTTATCCAAGAAGAAGGGAGCACCGCCTAACGGCAAGAAAAGATTTAAACTTACCTTTTTGTATTTTGATGTAGTGAACTATTTGAATACGGCGAGTGTAACACGAACAAGATTTAAACAATAA
- a CDS encoding L-threonylcarbamoyladenylate synthase — protein sequence MTKEINESVEILHKGGLILYPTDTFWAIGCDATNELAVKKIQDLKQENLSETTICLVANDAMLERYVATVPDLAFDIMDLATKATTIVYDIPKGFAKNVLGTDGSVAVRVANDKFCSYLIGRFKKPIVAAAANIAGTPLPKNFEEIDGAILAGVDYVVNLYQDKEIANPSSIIKLGNDGTVKIIRH from the coding sequence ATGACAAAAGAGATTAACGAATCTGTCGAGATATTGCACAAAGGAGGTCTTATCCTCTATCCTACCGATACCTTTTGGGCAATAGGCTGCGACGCTACAAATGAGCTAGCGGTAAAAAAGATTCAGGATTTAAAACAAGAAAACCTTAGCGAAACAACCATTTGTCTGGTCGCCAATGACGCCATGTTAGAACGTTATGTGGCCACTGTACCAGACCTTGCTTTTGATATCATGGATTTGGCTACCAAAGCGACGACTATAGTTTACGATATTCCAAAAGGCTTCGCTAAGAATGTCCTAGGAACGGACGGTTCTGTAGCTGTTCGCGTAGCAAACGATAAGTTTTGCAGCTATCTTATTGGAAGGTTTAAGAAGCCAATAGTAGCCGCGGCGGCAAATATTGCGGGAACACCCCTTCCAAAAAATTTTGAAGAAATAGATGGCGCTATTTTAGCAGGTGTAGACTATGTGGTAAATTTGTATCAGGATAAGGAAATTGCCAACCCTTCATCCATCATTAAACTAGGAAACGACGGTACCGTCAAGATTATTCGTCATTAG
- a CDS encoding family 20 glycosylhydrolase, with the protein MTKNFLTRCLFLLALAMAVIACQKEEKKRIPMPTTDLSKVSLMPKPLKTVPTHSAFALDQFTAIYTAKGDTGFEQVGKFLSKKLKSKIDLEIPVNQATSNTVERIIYINQSDSVKLGTPEAYQLYINQDSIILNANTAEGAFRGIQTLRQLVPETSNDTLAEQSIWPVPTGKITDSPNFAYRGSMLDVARHFFSVEDVKKYIDLLSYYKINVLHLHLSDDQGWRIEIKSWPKLTEVGGSTEVGGEAGGFYTQEDYKEIVRYAAERYMTIIPEIDMPGHTNAASVSYPFLNGNGKMPKLYEGTHVGFSTFDTRKDTVYAFVDDVVREISAITSGPYFHIGGDESHVTKKKDYIYFVNKVEKIVQKYGKRMIGWDEVAIADIDSTSISHWWSSEKNAKKAVEKGMQIIISPAKKAYLDMSYDSLSKHGLHWAAYIPVDTAYVWSPEEYGEIPLEHILGVEAPLWSETISNIDELEYLAFPRVIGYSELSWSIPKNRDWEDYKIRLADQAPFLDRMNVKYYPSPLIDWKKSKFSYEKIDKD; encoded by the coding sequence ATGACCAAAAATTTTTTAACGAGATGTTTATTTTTATTGGCCTTAGCGATGGCAGTAATAGCTTGTCAAAAAGAAGAGAAGAAAAGAATACCGATGCCCACTACAGATTTGAGTAAGGTTAGTTTAATGCCTAAACCCCTCAAGACCGTACCCACACATTCCGCTTTTGCGCTAGACCAATTTACGGCAATCTATACTGCAAAAGGAGATACCGGTTTTGAACAAGTAGGAAAGTTCCTGTCCAAAAAATTAAAGTCCAAGATAGATTTGGAAATACCTGTGAATCAAGCCACATCGAATACGGTAGAACGTATTATCTATATCAATCAATCGGATAGTGTTAAGCTTGGGACTCCAGAGGCCTATCAACTTTATATCAATCAAGATTCCATAATACTCAATGCCAACACGGCAGAGGGTGCATTTAGGGGAATACAGACGTTGAGGCAGCTCGTACCAGAAACGAGCAATGATACCCTAGCGGAGCAATCCATATGGCCGGTTCCGACAGGAAAGATAACGGACAGTCCAAATTTCGCCTATAGAGGTTCCATGTTAGATGTAGCACGCCATTTTTTTAGTGTGGAGGATGTAAAGAAATACATTGACCTTTTATCCTATTATAAAATAAACGTGCTACATCTACATTTATCCGATGATCAAGGATGGCGGATAGAAATAAAATCATGGCCAAAATTGACCGAGGTAGGAGGCAGCACAGAAGTAGGCGGTGAAGCCGGCGGTTTCTATACCCAAGAAGACTATAAGGAAATTGTGCGTTACGCGGCAGAACGGTATATGACCATCATACCGGAAATTGATATGCCCGGGCACACCAACGCCGCATCGGTCTCCTATCCGTTTTTAAATGGAAATGGTAAAATGCCAAAGTTATATGAAGGCACCCATGTCGGTTTTAGCACATTTGATACCAGAAAAGATACAGTATACGCTTTTGTGGATGATGTTGTCCGGGAAATTTCGGCGATAACGTCTGGTCCCTATTTCCATATCGGAGGAGACGAAAGCCATGTTACCAAGAAAAAAGATTACATCTATTTTGTAAATAAAGTGGAAAAAATAGTGCAGAAGTATGGCAAGCGCATGATTGGTTGGGACGAAGTTGCCATTGCGGATATCGATTCCACCTCTATTTCTCACTGGTGGTCTAGCGAAAAGAATGCGAAAAAAGCAGTTGAAAAAGGAATGCAAATAATTATTTCTCCAGCAAAAAAGGCCTATTTAGACATGTCCTACGATAGTCTATCAAAGCACGGTTTGCATTGGGCGGCCTATATTCCTGTAGATACCGCCTACGTTTGGTCACCTGAAGAGTATGGCGAGATACCTCTAGAGCATATATTAGGTGTTGAAGCACCCCTTTGGTCAGAAACTATAAGTAATATTGATGAATTGGAATATCTGGCCTTTCCAAGAGTTATTGGCTATTCCGAGCTGAGCTGGAGTATTCCCAAAAATAGAGATTGGGAGGATTATAAAATACGGTTGGCAGACCAAGCTCCCTTCTTGGATAGGATGAACGTAAAATATTACCCCTCTCCACTTATAGATTGGAAAAAGAGCAAATTCAGTTATGAAAAAATAGATAAGGACTAA
- a CDS encoding 2,3,4,5-tetrahydropyridine-2,6-dicarboxylate N-succinyltransferase: MTDLRNTIEKAWQNRELLKEDHIQKAIREVINLIDLGKLRCAEPTTDGWQINEWVKKAVVLYFPIQKMETLEAGIFEYHDKMPLKKGYAEKGIRVVPNAVARHGAYISPGTILMPSYVNIGAYVDEGTMVDTWATVGSCAQIGKNVHLSGGVGIGGVLEPLQASPVIIEDNAFIGSRCIVVEGVHVETEAVLGANVVLTASTKIIDVTKENPIELKGRVPARSVVIPGSYTKKFPAGEFNVPCALIIGTRKESTNKKTSLNDALRTYDVAV; the protein is encoded by the coding sequence ATGACGGATTTAAGAAATACCATAGAAAAAGCTTGGCAAAACAGAGAGCTTTTAAAAGAAGACCATATTCAAAAAGCGATTAGGGAGGTTATCAATTTAATTGACCTGGGCAAGTTACGTTGCGCAGAACCAACCACAGACGGCTGGCAAATAAACGAGTGGGTAAAAAAGGCTGTTGTGCTGTATTTTCCAATTCAAAAGATGGAAACCCTTGAAGCGGGGATATTTGAATATCATGATAAAATGCCTTTGAAAAAAGGTTACGCGGAAAAAGGTATACGTGTTGTTCCCAATGCGGTAGCCAGACACGGGGCCTACATATCACCAGGAACTATTCTAATGCCAAGCTACGTTAATATCGGCGCTTACGTGGATGAAGGGACAATGGTAGATACATGGGCAACGGTAGGTAGCTGTGCTCAAATAGGAAAGAACGTACACCTAAGCGGAGGTGTTGGTATTGGAGGGGTGCTAGAGCCACTACAGGCATCACCCGTTATAATTGAAGACAATGCCTTCATTGGTTCTAGATGTATCGTTGTTGAAGGAGTGCACGTTGAAACTGAGGCGGTACTCGGAGCAAATGTAGTTTTAACGGCCTCTACTAAGATTATTGACGTCACAAAAGAAAATCCGATAGAATTAAAAGGTAGGGTTCCCGCCCGTTCAGTTGTTATACCAGGGAGTTATACTAAGAAGTTTCCTGCGGGAGAATTTAACGTGCCTTGTGCCCTAATTATCGGCACAAGAAAAGAAAGTACCAATAAGAAAACATCGTTGAACGATGCATTGCGGACCTATGATGTTGCTGTCTAA
- a CDS encoding glycosyltransferase family 2 protein, producing the protein MTNIAEKISALIITYNEMGYIEKCIESVSFADEIIVVDSFSTDGTYEYLLKHPKVKVIQHPFENFTAQKSFTLKQASNDWVLFLDADEIVSPTLKDEITQTVDGQPEEVAFWFYRQFMFQDEKLRFSGWQTDKNYRLFRKSKAKFCDRKIVHETLDVDGKSGILNEKLIHYCYKNYEDYKSKMLKYGRLKAVESFYTEKSFNYVLMCIKPSWKFFNHYILRLGFLDGKKGFSVCYLNALGVLERFKELKRLEQKNKLAYYLVMP; encoded by the coding sequence ATGACTAACATAGCAGAGAAAATATCGGCCCTGATTATTACCTATAATGAAATGGGTTACATAGAAAAATGTATTGAGTCCGTTTCTTTTGCAGATGAAATCATAGTCGTAGATTCCTTTAGTACGGATGGTACCTATGAATATCTTCTAAAGCACCCTAAAGTAAAGGTCATACAGCACCCGTTTGAAAACTTTACCGCGCAGAAGTCCTTCACACTTAAACAGGCATCCAATGATTGGGTACTATTTTTAGATGCCGATGAAATTGTCTCCCCAACTTTAAAGGATGAGATAACACAAACTGTTGACGGACAGCCTGAGGAAGTAGCATTTTGGTTCTATAGACAGTTTATGTTCCAAGACGAAAAATTAAGATTTAGCGGTTGGCAGACCGATAAAAACTACCGCCTTTTCAGAAAAAGTAAGGCCAAGTTTTGTGATCGGAAAATAGTCCATGAAACGTTGGACGTAGATGGAAAGTCTGGTATACTCAATGAAAAACTTATTCATTATTGTTACAAGAATTACGAGGATTACAAAAGTAAAATGTTAAAATACGGTAGGTTAAAAGCGGTAGAGTCTTTCTACACGGAGAAGTCTTTTAACTATGTTCTTATGTGCATTAAGCCAAGTTGGAAGTTCTTCAATCATTATATCCTTAGACTTGGTTTCTTGGACGGTAAAAAAGGATTTTCCGTTTGTTACCTCAATGCGCTTGGTGTATTGGAACGTTTTAAAGAACTGAAACGACTAGAACAGAAGAATAAATTGGCGTACTATTTAGTGATGCCATAA
- a CDS encoding glycosyltransferase, giving the protein MKLKEIPLSIYTSFRLLTKSKKDLETGNKKKIPPIVSLTSIPSRLKTLHLTIRSLLNQSVQPKKVILWLNVDLKKKLPKVLKDLENEIFEIRYSQLNCSHRKLVHSLEEFPNEIIITCDDDFMYRPNWLENIYEEHLRNPDYIIANQTRYIQYDSNGNPLSYKNWVYRNERTFNQNAVIPIGAEGVLYPPDVLSEKTTESELFLELTPYADDLWFKAMAILKNTKAILASNRPQRAIPILGSQKYSLKKTNIGADKNKIQWIAVTEYFNIPFENFL; this is encoded by the coding sequence ATGAAGTTGAAAGAAATACCACTATCTATTTACACTTCTTTTCGTTTATTGACAAAATCAAAAAAAGATTTAGAAACTGGTAATAAAAAAAAAATCCCTCCGATAGTCTCTTTAACTTCTATTCCGTCGAGACTTAAAACTTTGCATCTTACTATTAGAAGCCTTCTAAACCAAAGCGTACAACCAAAAAAAGTAATATTATGGCTTAATGTTGATTTAAAAAAGAAACTCCCTAAAGTATTAAAAGACCTCGAGAACGAAATTTTTGAAATCAGGTATTCACAATTAAATTGTTCTCATAGAAAATTGGTTCACTCTTTGGAAGAATTTCCGAATGAAATTATCATAACCTGCGATGATGACTTTATGTATAGGCCCAATTGGCTTGAAAATATTTATGAAGAGCATTTGAGGAATCCCGATTATATTATTGCAAATCAAACAAGGTACATTCAATATGATTCAAATGGAAACCCATTGTCTTACAAAAATTGGGTATATAGAAATGAAAGGACTTTTAACCAGAATGCAGTAATACCCATTGGTGCCGAAGGCGTTCTTTACCCACCGGATGTCTTGTCTGAAAAGACAACAGAATCAGAGCTTTTTTTAGAACTAACGCCATATGCTGATGACTTATGGTTTAAAGCTATGGCAATTTTGAAGAATACCAAGGCAATTTTAGCTTCCAATAGGCCTCAAAGGGCAATACCAATTCTCGGTTCGCAAAAATACTCTTTGAAAAAAACGAATATTGGAGCTGATAAGAATAAAATTCAATGGATTGCAGTCACCGAATACTTTAATATTCCATTCGAAAATTTTCTATAG
- a CDS encoding CCA tRNA nucleotidyltransferase, giving the protein MQESHEKALTDPIFSIISQAADELGVECYVIGGFVRDYLLNRGTAKDIDIVAVGSGIALAEKVASKLEGNPAISVFKNFGTAMIKHDDIELEFVGARKESYHRDSRKPVVENGTLQDDQNRRDFTINALALSLNSYDFGNLLDPFDGIVALEKGIIRTPLDPDITYSDDPLRMMRAIRFATQLNFVIEAKSLQAITDNKARIKIISKERIVDELNKIMLCDVPSKGFSLLHKTGLLELILPELTALQGIEEIEGQKHKDNFWHTLEVVDNICKTTDKLWLRWAALLHDIGKAPTKRFHKKIGWTFHGHEFVGSKMVYKLFKRLRLPLNEKMKYVQKLVLMSSRPIVLAEEFVTDSAVRRLVFDAGEDVEDLMTLCEADITTKNPKKQRRYKNNFKLVREKITEVEERDRIRNFQPPVSGEEIMKAFNLKPSKEIGIIKEAIKEAILEGEIPNEHGAARDFMLKKGASLGLKK; this is encoded by the coding sequence ATGCAGGAAAGCCACGAAAAAGCTTTAACAGACCCCATATTTTCAATCATTTCACAAGCAGCTGATGAGCTTGGGGTAGAATGTTATGTGATCGGCGGTTTTGTACGCGATTATTTACTGAATCGAGGAACTGCAAAGGATATCGATATCGTTGCTGTTGGAAGCGGAATAGCATTGGCGGAAAAAGTGGCGTCTAAATTAGAGGGTAACCCAGCTATTTCGGTCTTTAAGAATTTTGGCACGGCCATGATCAAGCATGATGATATTGAATTAGAATTTGTTGGCGCTAGAAAAGAAAGTTACCACAGGGATAGCCGAAAACCCGTAGTAGAAAATGGTACACTTCAAGACGACCAAAATAGACGAGATTTCACCATCAATGCCCTAGCACTATCCCTTAATTCCTATGATTTTGGAAATTTACTAGACCCTTTTGATGGTATAGTCGCGCTAGAAAAGGGAATAATACGTACACCACTAGACCCGGATATCACGTATTCCGATGATCCGTTGAGAATGATGCGCGCCATACGTTTTGCGACGCAACTTAATTTTGTTATTGAAGCGAAATCGCTCCAAGCGATTACGGACAATAAAGCGCGTATAAAAATCATATCCAAAGAGCGTATAGTGGACGAACTGAACAAAATAATGCTTTGCGACGTGCCATCTAAAGGTTTTTCTCTGTTACACAAAACAGGGTTACTGGAACTTATACTCCCAGAGCTGACGGCTTTGCAGGGCATTGAAGAAATCGAAGGTCAAAAGCATAAGGATAATTTCTGGCATACCCTGGAAGTGGTCGATAATATTTGTAAGACCACGGACAAGCTCTGGTTAAGATGGGCGGCATTACTGCATGATATTGGCAAAGCCCCTACCAAGCGCTTCCACAAGAAAATTGGTTGGACCTTTCACGGGCATGAGTTCGTTGGTTCGAAAATGGTATACAAGCTCTTCAAAAGATTACGGCTTCCTTTGAACGAAAAAATGAAATACGTTCAAAAATTGGTGTTGATGAGCTCAAGACCAATAGTCTTGGCCGAGGAATTTGTAACCGATTCGGCCGTGAGAAGACTCGTTTTTGATGCCGGAGAGGACGTAGAAGACTTAATGACACTATGCGAGGCCGACATCACTACTAAAAACCCAAAAAAACAACGGCGTTACAAGAATAATTTTAAGCTCGTGCGTGAGAAAATTACGGAAGTAGAAGAACGCGACAGAATCCGCAATTTTCAGCCCCCTGTAAGTGGTGAGGAGATTATGAAAGCCTTTAATTTGAAACCCTCAAAAGAGATAGGAATAATAAAGGAGGCTATTAAAGAAGCTATCCTTGAGGGTGAAATACCAAATGAACATGGAGCTGCGCGGGATTTTATGTTAAAGAAGGGTGCATCCCTTGGTCTTAAAAAATAG
- the def gene encoding peptide deformylase: MILPIIAYGDPVLRKVASNIDKDYPKLNDLLANMWETMYNANGVGLAAPQIGLAIRIFLVDTEPFADDEELSTDEQQQLKGFKQVFINAKIEEETGEEWPFNEGCLSIPDVREDVNRKDTIKITYLDENFKKHTKTYDGLLARVIQHEYDHIEGVLFTDKLSSLKKRLIKGRLTNISKGKINVDYRMRFPNQKKGR, encoded by the coding sequence ATGATTTTACCTATAATAGCTTACGGTGACCCGGTTCTAAGAAAAGTGGCATCCAATATAGATAAGGATTATCCTAAATTAAATGACTTGCTTGCCAATATGTGGGAAACCATGTATAATGCGAACGGGGTAGGTCTTGCGGCACCGCAGATAGGTTTGGCGATTCGTATTTTTTTGGTGGACACGGAACCGTTTGCCGACGATGAAGAATTGTCAACAGATGAACAGCAGCAATTAAAGGGCTTTAAACAGGTCTTTATAAATGCGAAGATAGAAGAGGAGACGGGAGAGGAATGGCCTTTTAACGAGGGTTGTCTTAGTATTCCCGATGTGCGAGAAGACGTTAACAGAAAAGACACGATAAAAATTACTTATCTAGACGAAAATTTTAAAAAGCATACCAAGACTTATGATGGTCTTTTGGCGCGGGTCATTCAACATGAGTACGATCATATAGAAGGAGTGCTTTTTACGGATAAGTTATCCTCGTTGAAAAAACGACTCATAAAAGGTAGGTTGACCAATATTTCGAAAGGTAAAATTAATGTGGATTATCGCATGCGTTTTCCAAATCAAAAAAAAGGACGTTAA
- a CDS encoding DUF5606 domain-containing protein has translation MGLEKILSVAGKPGLYQLITQTRSGFVAESLLDGKKISVGLRSNVSVLSEIAIYTLDEELPLREVFLNIQVKEKGAKTSISHKAEKIKLEEYFFEVLPNYDEDRVYASDIKKIIQWYNILVDKNMADFSEDSAGDDATEE, from the coding sequence ATGGGATTGGAAAAAATATTATCTGTTGCCGGGAAACCGGGCTTGTACCAGCTTATTACCCAGACTAGATCTGGTTTTGTTGCGGAGTCCCTATTAGATGGTAAAAAGATAAGTGTAGGTTTACGCAGCAACGTTAGTGTGCTTTCAGAAATTGCGATCTATACTCTTGATGAGGAATTGCCTTTACGTGAGGTTTTTCTCAATATACAAGTAAAAGAAAAAGGAGCTAAGACATCTATAAGTCATAAAGCGGAAAAGATAAAGTTAGAAGAGTACTTTTTTGAAGTACTTCCTAATTATGACGAAGACCGAGTTTATGCGAGTGATATTAAAAAAATAATACAGTGGTACAATATTTTGGTGGATAAGAACATGGCGGACTTTTCTGAAGATTCGGCCGGTGATGATGCTACTGAGGAATAG
- a CDS encoding glycosyltransferase family 2 protein, with protein MKDTVEIPKISVIVSTYNAEEWLQKVLWGFNQQTFRNFEVVIADDGSRDATKELLEQMSKEVFYPIVHVWQEDDGFQKSRILNKAVSSCAAEYIIMTDGDCIPREDFVQVHYINKEEGYFISGGYYMLPMNISKLITLEDIQKQNCFNINWLKEKGIPQTFKNNKLTANGLISKLLNWITPTNASWNGHNSSGWKKDILNVNGFDERMQYGGQDRELGERLFNFGVKSKQLRYSAVCVHLDHKRGYKTPESIAKNVGIRKDTKREKRVWTFYGITK; from the coding sequence ATGAAGGACACCGTTGAAATTCCCAAAATAAGTGTTATCGTTAGCACCTACAATGCCGAAGAATGGTTACAAAAGGTCCTTTGGGGTTTTAACCAACAAACGTTCAGGAATTTTGAGGTGGTCATTGCCGATGACGGATCTAGGGATGCCACCAAAGAGCTGTTAGAACAAATGTCCAAAGAGGTTTTCTATCCTATAGTACATGTTTGGCAGGAAGACGATGGATTTCAAAAGTCTAGAATTCTTAATAAAGCCGTATCGTCCTGTGCTGCCGAATACATTATCATGACCGATGGGGATTGCATACCGCGAGAGGACTTTGTACAGGTACATTATATCAATAAAGAAGAAGGTTACTTTATTTCTGGTGGGTATTATATGTTACCCATGAATATTTCTAAATTGATTACCCTAGAGGATATTCAAAAGCAGAATTGTTTCAATATCAATTGGCTTAAAGAAAAAGGAATTCCGCAAACCTTCAAAAATAACAAGCTAACCGCTAATGGTCTTATCTCTAAATTGCTCAATTGGATAACCCCAACTAATGCAAGTTGGAACGGTCATAATTCCTCTGGATGGAAAAAAGACATACTTAACGTAAACGGATTTGATGAGCGTATGCAGTATGGCGGACAGGATCGTGAGCTCGGTGAGCGACTCTTTAACTTTGGTGTTAAGTCCAAACAATTACGATATAGTGCCGTTTGCGTGCACCTAGACCATAAAAGGGGTTACAAAACACCAGAATCAATCGCGAAAAATGTGGGAATAAGAAAGGATACCAAACGAGAAAAACGGGTATGGACTTTTTATGGCATCACTAAATAG
- the ruvX gene encoding Holliday junction resolvase RuvX, with protein MGRILAIDYGLKRTGIAVTDEMGSIAFGLTTVATEDIFVFLKKYMTDENVTDFVVGEPKQMNNEPSEAEALILPFLEELAKNHPTIKIHRQDERFTSKMAFQSMLDAGLGKKQRKNKALIDEISATIILQSFLERS; from the coding sequence TTGGGAAGAATTCTCGCAATTGATTATGGTTTAAAAAGGACTGGAATTGCGGTCACGGACGAAATGGGTTCCATAGCGTTTGGTCTTACTACCGTGGCGACTGAAGATATTTTTGTTTTCCTGAAAAAATACATGACGGATGAAAACGTTACGGATTTTGTGGTAGGAGAGCCCAAACAAATGAATAACGAACCATCAGAAGCAGAAGCTTTAATTCTACCGTTTTTAGAGGAGTTGGCCAAGAATCATCCAACGATAAAAATACATAGGCAGGATGAGCGATTCACCTCAAAAATGGCCTTTCAGAGTATGTTAGATGCTGGGTTGGGTAAAAAACAACGAAAGAATAAGGCGTTGATAGATGAAATAAGCGCAACTATTATTCTTCAGTCCTTTTTGGAAAGATCCTAA
- a CDS encoding GDSL-type esterase/lipase family protein codes for MKKLLILYLFIATISHAQENIPFAEEVANIAMKYDTIWDSSKETIVFTGSSSVRLWKSLEESFPEHQIINTGFGGSQTSDLLLHLNSLVLKYKPVKVFIYEGDNDISAKKKLKEIIQTTNAIIQEIRNQNPFTQIILISAKPSISRWRLRGKYKRLNKKFQGLSKEDMYLSYVDVWNPMLDGRKLKKDIFITDGLHMNQKGYDIWYTAMKNLVTDLN; via the coding sequence TACCTTTTCATAGCTACAATATCCCATGCACAAGAAAATATTCCTTTTGCAGAGGAAGTAGCCAATATTGCAATGAAATATGATACCATTTGGGATAGTTCTAAAGAGACCATCGTATTTACGGGAAGTTCCAGTGTTAGACTCTGGAAAAGTTTAGAAGAATCCTTTCCAGAGCATCAAATCATAAACACCGGTTTCGGTGGCTCACAGACATCCGACTTATTGTTACATTTAAATAGTCTGGTTTTAAAATATAAGCCGGTTAAAGTATTCATCTACGAAGGCGACAATGATATTTCAGCAAAAAAGAAACTTAAGGAAATCATACAAACTACAAATGCGATTATACAAGAAATAAGGAATCAAAACCCCTTCACTCAAATTATACTTATTTCTGCAAAACCGAGTATTAGCAGATGGAGACTTCGAGGAAAGTACAAACGACTCAACAAAAAGTTTCAAGGTTTAAGTAAGGAGGATATGTACTTAAGTTATGTTGATGTATGGAATCCTATGCTCGACGGAAGAAAATTAAAAAAGGATATTTTTATAACCGATGGCCTACATATGAACCAAAAAGGCTATGATATTTGGTATACCGCCATGAAAAATTTAGTAACCGACCTTAATTAA